One region of Flavobacterium pisciphilum genomic DNA includes:
- a CDS encoding adenosylcobalamin-dependent ribonucleoside-diphosphate reductase, whose amino-acid sequence MDEFLTTKNKTITYTQDEVIQASLAYFKGDSLAATVWVSKYALKDSQGNIFELSPNDMHHRIAGEIARIEKKYSNPLSEDEIFNLIKDFKYLVPQGSPMTGIGNPFQVASLSNCFVIGNDNSDSYGGIMKTDQEQVQLMKRRGGVGHDLSHIRPKGSPVKNSALTSTGLVPFMERYSNSTREVAQDGRRGALMLSVSINHPDAADFIDAKMEQGKVTGANVSVRIDDTFMKAVKEDAIYVQKYPIFSDNPLYTKEVKAKELWSKIIHNAWKSAEPGILFWDTIINESLPDCYADLGYKTLSTNPCGEIPLCAYDSCRLLAINLLSYVNNPFTEDASFDFILFKNHVAAAQRIMDDIIDLELEKIDAILAKIDADPESDEVKLVEKNLWLNIRNKANEGRRTGIGITAEGDMLAALGLRYGSDEGVVFSEKIHKTLAIEAYRGSVHLAKERGMFAIYDSEREKNNPFLLRLKEADEELYYQMKEHGRRNIALLTIAPTGTTSLMTQTTSGIEPVFLPVYKRRRKVNPNDKDARVDFVDEVGDSWEEYVVFHHRFKEWMLINGYDVSKNYSQDEIDELVKKSPYYKATSNDIDWLSKVRMQGKIQKWVDHSISVTINVPNETPEEMVDKLYMEAWEAGCKGVTVYRDGSRSGVLIANTEKKEEVVETASSIFPIKRPQILEADVVRFQNSKDKWIAFIGLIDGKPYEIFTGLVDDEDGILIPRWVSEGFIIKNKNEDGSSRYDFQYKNTRGYKTTIEGLSHKFNPEYWNYAKLISSTLRHGMPIDKAVELISSLQLDGESINTWKNGVARALKRYIVDGTEAHGQKCSNCNSENLIYQEGCLTCNDCGSSKCG is encoded by the coding sequence ATGGATGAATTTCTAACTACAAAAAACAAAACAATTACCTATACTCAAGATGAAGTAATACAAGCATCTTTAGCGTATTTTAAGGGAGATAGTCTTGCTGCAACAGTTTGGGTAAGTAAGTATGCTCTTAAAGATTCACAGGGAAATATTTTTGAGTTATCTCCTAATGATATGCATCACCGTATTGCAGGAGAAATAGCTCGAATTGAAAAAAAATATAGCAATCCATTATCAGAGGATGAAATTTTTAATTTGATAAAGGATTTTAAATATTTAGTGCCACAAGGAAGTCCAATGACTGGTATCGGAAATCCGTTTCAGGTTGCTTCTTTGTCTAATTGTTTTGTGATTGGTAATGATAATTCGGATTCGTACGGAGGAATTATGAAAACCGATCAAGAGCAAGTTCAACTTATGAAAAGACGTGGAGGAGTAGGGCATGATTTGTCACATATTCGTCCTAAAGGATCGCCGGTTAAAAATTCGGCATTAACCTCTACAGGGTTAGTACCATTTATGGAGCGTTACTCTAATTCGACTCGCGAAGTTGCTCAAGATGGTCGTCGTGGTGCATTGATGCTTTCTGTATCGATTAATCATCCTGATGCAGCCGATTTTATTGATGCGAAAATGGAGCAGGGTAAAGTTACGGGTGCAAATGTATCTGTTCGTATAGATGATACTTTCATGAAAGCAGTTAAAGAAGATGCTATATATGTTCAGAAATACCCAATTTTTAGTGATAATCCATTATATACGAAAGAGGTTAAAGCTAAAGAACTTTGGAGCAAAATTATTCATAATGCATGGAAATCGGCAGAACCAGGGATTTTATTTTGGGATACTATAATCAATGAATCTTTACCAGATTGTTATGCTGATTTGGGATATAAAACGCTATCTACAAACCCATGTGGAGAGATTCCGCTTTGCGCTTATGATTCTTGTCGCTTGTTGGCTATAAATTTATTATCCTATGTAAACAATCCTTTTACTGAGGATGCTTCTTTTGATTTTATTCTTTTCAAAAATCATGTCGCAGCTGCTCAAAGAATAATGGATGACATTATTGATCTTGAATTAGAAAAGATTGATGCGATATTAGCAAAAATTGATGCTGATCCTGAAAGTGATGAAGTAAAGCTAGTGGAGAAAAACTTATGGCTTAATATTAGAAATAAAGCCAATGAAGGTCGTCGTACAGGAATTGGTATTACGGCAGAAGGGGATATGTTAGCAGCACTTGGACTGCGTTATGGAAGTGATGAAGGAGTTGTTTTTTCTGAAAAAATACATAAAACATTGGCTATTGAGGCATATCGAGGTTCAGTACATTTAGCCAAAGAGCGTGGAATGTTTGCTATATATGATTCTGAAAGAGAAAAGAATAATCCATTCTTGCTTAGATTAAAAGAAGCAGATGAAGAGTTGTACTATCAAATGAAGGAACACGGTCGTCGTAATATTGCTCTATTAACAATTGCTCCTACAGGAACAACTAGTTTAATGACGCAAACGACATCAGGCATCGAGCCTGTTTTCTTACCAGTTTATAAACGAAGAAGAAAAGTGAATCCAAATGATAAAGATGCGCGTGTAGATTTTGTTGATGAGGTTGGTGATAGCTGGGAAGAGTACGTTGTATTTCACCATAGGTTTAAAGAATGGATGCTTATAAACGGATATGATGTTTCTAAGAATTACAGTCAGGATGAAATTGATGAATTAGTAAAAAAATCACCTTATTATAAAGCTACCAGTAACGATATTGATTGGTTAAGTAAAGTTCGTATGCAAGGTAAGATACAGAAATGGGTAGATCATTCGATATCAGTTACCATCAATGTACCAAATGAAACGCCTGAAGAAATGGTGGATAAATTGTACATGGAGGCATGGGAAGCAGGATGTAAAGGAGTTACGGTATATCGTGATGGCTCACGTTCGGGAGTGCTTATTGCTAATACAGAAAAGAAAGAAGAAGTTGTAGAGACGGCATCAAGTATTTTCCCGATTAAGCGCCCTCAAATATTAGAAGCCGATGTGGTTCGTTTTCAAAATAGTAAAGATAAATGGATTGCTTTTATAGGATTGATAGATGGTAAACCTTATGAGATTTTCACAGGTCTTGTAGATGATGAAGATGGTATTTTGATTCCGCGTTGGGTATCTGAAGGGTTTATTATCAAAAATAAGAATGAAGATGGAAGCAGTCGTTATGATTTTCAGTATAAAAATACTCGAGGTTATAAAACTACGATTGAAGGACTTTCGCATAAATTTAATCCTGAATATTGGAATTATGCGAAGCTAATATCAAGTACATTAAGACATGGCATGCCTATAGATAAAGCAGTTGAATTAATTAGTAGTCTTCAATTAGACGGTGAATCTATAAATACATGGAAAAATGGTGTTGCTCGTGCACTTAAGCGTTATATCGTTGATGGTACTGAAGCACATGGTCAAAAATGTAGTAACTGTAATTCAGAGAATCTTATTTATCAAGAAGGGTGCTTAACCTGTAATGATTGTGGTTCTTCTAAATGTGGTTAA
- a CDS encoding CAP domain-containing protein, which yields MAKQISQITFFITLLVTLLSCTNDTPENNILLGPTPEANVDYDYTPEELEVIDLINEYRTSIGLNTLEKINYVSVKSEEHNNYMISNNVVNHDNFVARSEDIIKVLGVIKVSENVAYNYKTPLAAVKAWLASPKHKKNLTGDYTNFGISITKNPINGRNYYTNIFVKY from the coding sequence ATGGCAAAACAAATTAGTCAAATTACATTTTTCATCACATTACTAGTAACACTACTATCATGTACAAATGATACACCAGAAAATAACATTTTATTAGGACCTACACCTGAAGCAAATGTAGATTACGATTATACTCCTGAAGAATTAGAAGTAATCGATTTAATCAATGAATACAGAACTAGTATCGGCTTGAATACTTTAGAAAAAATAAACTATGTCTCCGTTAAATCTGAAGAGCATAATAATTACATGATCAGTAATAACGTAGTTAACCATGATAATTTTGTAGCCCGCTCAGAAGATATCATCAAAGTTCTTGGCGTAATAAAAGTTAGTGAGAACGTTGCTTATAACTATAAGACTCCTTTGGCTGCCGTTAAAGCTTGGTTAGCTAGTCCTAAACACAAAAAAAACCTTACGGGAGATTACACTAACTTTGGTATTTCGATAACAAAAAACCCAATTAATGGTAGAAACTATTACACAAATATCTTTGTAAAGTATTAA